TGACGGGTACTTCAAACGAATGCTTTTCGACCTTGGTCTTCCAGCTTACTTCGCCAAATCCTTTTTGTGGGGCCAGTTGAACGGGTTTCTTGATCAATCGGGCGTGCGCTTTGGCAAACAGAACAGCTTTTTCGGCTGTGCGGGCCACATCTTCTTCGCTTTGGGTGTCGCCAATGGCTGCAAACCCCCAGCAGCCATTGGCAATTACCCGGACACCAACACCAAACGACTCGGTGTTGATAATGTTCTGTACCCGGTTTTCGCGGGTCATGATATATTGATTCAGGTAGCGGCCAATGCGTACATCGGCATAGGTAGCGCCTTTGGCGGTAGCTGCATTTAAGGCGGCATCGGCCAGTCGCTTTTTGACCAGTATATCCAGACCGGGTTCCAGTAATTCTTCGGCACTAACGGTACGGGCCAGGGCGGGCATTTTGGGTAGCAGTAACCCGGCTGCTCCCAGGCCAAGTGTCTGGGTAAAGTCTCGACGATTCAAATTGTATTCCTCCTATTGATTGAGTGAGATGAAGCAGACAGTTCGGGAAGGTGTGAGAAGCGGTAATCTCTAATCGGCGAGGTTATCATCACAACCACATCTGAAAGTTGAAGAATATCAACTTGATAATCAAATATATTTTGGAAAATAATTTTAATATTAATAAAAATTAAAGAATAATTATTTGAAATATTGATAAATATAGAAATAAAAAATTGAGTTGCCTCGGTTGCGCTATTGGAATAGCTGTGAATGACTCCAGGAATCAGGTAAAGTGGCTATGCGCATAAAAAAAGCCATCAGCCCAAGGGCTAATGGCTTTTAAATCAGATCGAATGAATCGGATTATACCGCATCCGACAGGCTAGTGAAGGTAAAGTCCCGGATTTTCATTGGCGGAATCAAATTCCCGCCTGCCCGAACAGGTTTACCTAACGCTTCGACGTTGTTGAGCATGATGACCGGGCTTTCATTGAAGCGGAAATTTTTGACCGGAAATTTGATCTGCCCATTTTCAATGTAGAATGTCCCATCGCGGGTCAGGCCCGTATAGAGTTGCGTTTGGGGGTCAACGGCGCGGATATACCAGAACCGAGTGACCAGGATGCCTTTGTCGGTGCTTTTGATCAGGTCGGCCAATGACTGATTGCCACCCATCATGATAAAACTGCTGGGTCCTGGAACCGGCTTGACGCCTTTTTTCTCGGCCCAGAAGCGGGAATAGGCCATGTTTTTGACTACTCCGTTTTCGATCCAGGTGCGTTTTTCCTGCGGAAGGCCTTCTCCGCCACCTCCGCCAAAGCGGCCACCTCCACCTCCGCCAAAAGGCGACAGTGGTAATTCGGCATTCATCGGATCGGTGATAATGGTTACGCGTTCATCGAAGAGTTTTTCGCCCAGGCGAGTACCGCCCCCTTTTTTGCTCAGAAACGAGCGACCTTCATCGGCGCTGCGGGCGTCAATGCTACGCATCATGTTTTGCAGCAATTCGACCGACGCCGTTGGCTCCAGAATAACCGTGTATTTACCTGGCTCAAGGGCTTTGGCGTTGACCGATGCGAGGGCTTTACCAATGGCTATTTCGGTAGCGGCTTTGGTGCTGAGCTTACTTATGTCGGTAACGTCGGGATTTGCATACCCAGAGCCAGTACCATCGGCGGTACGAACGGTAATCGAGAAATCAACGTTTGTCGATTTGTTATAGCCAAATAGCCCTTTGCTGTTGCCAATGGCGGCAAATCCGGTGGTATCTTCCATGTACCCGGCAGCCGTCAGATTCTTTTTCTTACAGGGGTCGATGCTGTCGAAGGCAGCCTGTGCCCGGAATTCGGGATTGATTTTGGCAGTGCTTTCGGCGTAAGTAGCTGTTTCCAGATACGTCTGTGGCCCTAACATGGGCATATACTCCGGGTTTTCGGGCGCCAGTCGGGCGATTTCCTCAGCCCGTCGAACGGTTTTTTCCAGCGAGGCATCATCAAACTCGTTGATGGTTGCGGTTCCTGAACGTTTGCCGAAAACGGCTGTTACCGACAGCCCCAGGTTGTCGGATTCGCCACTGGTCGATACCGAGTTGCGAGCATAGCGAATGTTGCCTGTTCGGTTTCCGTTCAGGCCAACACTCATTTCGTCAGCCTTCGAGTAGGAGAGGACTTTATCGATTATTTTTTTTGCTTCGTCTTTGCTTAAGATAGCCATATCTTTTGATTAGGAGTCAGGAGTGAGAAGTGAGGAGTGAGTATGCGCCAGCCTGCGCGGCCCGGCATTCTCACTCCTCACTTCTCACTCCTGACTCCTGTTTTTTAAATTTTCCTTGCTGTATTGATCACATTGACGCCATTGAAGCGGGCGGTTGAACTACCGTGCGATACGGCGCTCGACTGTGGGGGTTGACCCTTGCCATCGTTGAAGGCACCGCCAAGCCGATAATCACGTTCATCACAGACGGCTACGCAGGAGTTCCAGAATTCGCGGGTATTGGCCTGATAGGCAACATCTTTCAGCATACCAACGATCTGCCCGTCTTTGATTTCGTAGAAGAGTTGTCCGCCAAACTGGAAGTTATAGCGCTGCTGATCAATGGAGAACGAGCCATCGCCGATGATATAGATACCCTTCTTGACATCTTTGATCATCTGATCGACGGTCAATGGGGTTTTGCCGGGTGCCAGCGATACATTGGCCATCCGCTGGAACTGTACCGAACTCCAGTTATCGGCATAGCAGCAGCCCTGTGATTCTTTCTCGCCAATGATATGCACCTGATCCCGAATAGCCTGGTAATTGACCAGAATGCCATCCTTCACTAAGTCCCACTTCTTGGTTTTTACGCCTTCATCGTCCCAGCCCACAGCCCCTAGCGAACCGGGTTGGATTTTATCCGCGAAGAAATTGACCTCTTTACTACCGTAGTTAAAATTCTTGGTCTGCCATTTGTCGAGGGTTGCGAACGACGTACCGGCGTAGTTGGCTTCATAACCCAGCACGCGGTCGAGTTCGAGGGGGTGGCCGACCGATTCGTGAATGGTTAGCCACATGTGCGACGGGTCAAGAATCAGATCATACTTGCCCGCTTCGACCGACTTGGCCGACACCTTTTCTTTGGCTTGCTTGGCGGCTGCGACAATGTCTTCCATCATGTCGTAGCCTTTGTTGTAGCGGGTTGTAACGCCCGAAACCTTATCGGCCGGATTGGTTTGCAGGTAATCATAGCCCATGCCCATCGGCGCACTCAGCGAGTTACGGGTAGAGAAGCGTCCATTCGCCGGATCAACAGCGGTAACGGTAAAGTTTGGCCCGATGCGGTGAATATCCTGGTCGGCATAGGTGCCATCGGTTGAGGCAAAATACTTCTGCTCGTTGATCTGGAACAGGACGTTGTTGACGAAGTTGGCGCCATTTTGCATAGCGGCTGCGTTAGCGGCCAGCAGCAAATCGACTTTCTCCTTAACAGGCACTTCAAATGCATTCCGTTTGATAGGTGCTTTCCAGCTTACTTCACC
This window of the Spirosoma aerolatum genome carries:
- a CDS encoding TldD/PmbA family protein codes for the protein MNRRDFNQLLGMGAAGIIMPSLPAFSRNVPAEALLEPGMDVSKKKRLADAALNAAKSKGATYADVRIGRYLNQFVLTRENKVQGIINAESYGVGVRVIANGCWGFASVGDARDESVVAKAAETAVNIAKANARLLTEPVQLAPQKGYGEVSWKAPIKRNAFEVPVKEKVDLLLAANAAAMQNGANFVNNVLFQINEQKYFASTDGTYADQDIHRIGPNFTVTAVDPANGRFSTRNSLSAPMGMGYDYLQTNPADKVSGVTTRYNKGYDMMEDIVAAAKQAKEKVSAKSVEAGKYDLILDPSHMWLTIHESVGHPLELDRVLGYEANYAGTSFATLDKWQTKNFNYGSKEVNFFADKIQPGSLGAVGWDDEGVKTKKWDLVKDGILVNYQAIRDQVHIIGEKESQGCCYADNWSSVQFQRMANVSLAPGKTPLTVDQMIKDVKKGIYIIGDGSFSIDQQRYNFQFGGQLFYEIKDGQIVGMLKDVAYQANTREFWNSCVAVCDERDYRLGGAFNDGKGQPPQSSAVSHGSSTARFNGVNVINTARKI
- a CDS encoding TldD/PmbA family protein, which codes for MAILSKDEAKKIIDKVLSYSKADEMSVGLNGNRTGNIRYARNSVSTSGESDNLGLSVTAVFGKRSGTATINEFDDASLEKTVRRAEEIARLAPENPEYMPMLGPQTYLETATYAESTAKINPEFRAQAAFDSIDPCKKKNLTAAGYMEDTTGFAAIGNSKGLFGYNKSTNVDFSITVRTADGTGSGYANPDVTDISKLSTKAATEIAIGKALASVNAKALEPGKYTVILEPTASVELLQNMMRSIDARSADEGRSFLSKKGGGTRLGEKLFDERVTIITDPMNAELPLSPFGGGGGGRFGGGGGEGLPQEKRTWIENGVVKNMAYSRFWAEKKGVKPVPGPSSFIMMGGNQSLADLIKSTDKGILVTRFWYIRAVDPQTQLYTGLTRDGTFYIENGQIKFPVKNFRFNESPVIMLNNVEALGKPVRAGGNLIPPMKIRDFTFTSLSDAV